A window of Meleagris gallopavo isolate NT-WF06-2002-E0010 breed Aviagen turkey brand Nicholas breeding stock chromosome 26, Turkey_5.1, whole genome shotgun sequence genomic DNA:
GCACCAGAAATGCAGCCTAGGTAATGAGACAGGAGCTTGGGGCTGGACTGACGTGGAAACCTGAGGGCTAAGAGCATAGCAAATCCCTCCTATATCCAGTGTAGAAGAGCAGGTGCTCTGTCAACCCCTGACCTACCTGAGAGTCCTGCTGTACGTCCCCTCAATGGCCCTCTTTTCCCTCATCAACTTAAAGAGCTCAAGTGCTCGTGCCCACCCCAAGACTTACTGGCTTTAGAGAAATGCCACCCTCTGAACAAACACAGCAGATATTAAATTAAGAGGGTGTAAGTGTTTGTAAACACGAAGCGTCAGGGCAGTGAGGCTGCAGATGAACTGTGAGATATGGCCTGCTGGTttatgaaaagcagcagctgagaaagTCAAAGAACATCCTGAGAGAAGGGGAAGTGAATGTCAGGGCTCAGAGCCCTGCATTGCTCACACCACCACCATCCTGGGCCACTTTCTGCTCATGCACTCATTTCTAACCTCTAGCACTACTTTACAAGATCACctttctccagcagcagaggagctgatcAGGAATGGCCTCTATCAGATGCTTCTCCATTGGCTTTGCTGAGCCTCGTGATGCTCTCAGAAGCCTCAGCATCTGTGGGCTCTGTGCTTAACACCTGGGATTCCAcccagtgcccaaccactcgCTGTCCTCCGACCTTAAGATGCTGCAGGAAGAAGAGGTAAGAAAAATCCACTGCTTTGGGTAACAGAGCCCCACCTGGGGGTACAGCACAGCCATGATCAACACCAGCTGAGTTCAATACCcagagaaaacaatttcagCAGTCTTAGATACTGAGATCcactgggaaaaagaagaaaacaccatGAGGCAAAAAAGAAACCACGTTGATGAGAATACCATTTATCACACCACCTACAGAGCGGCACTAAGAAATGgccatttctgctttccttctgatttATGCATCCTTTACTGCCATACATCACACCACCTCCAAGGAGACACAAAACACACCAAGGATGGGACAAATGCAACCTGGACGATGGGAGTGCCAAAACCACGTAACCCACACAACGTGGTGTGAACGCCATCTCAAATCAAAGGGATGCACAAGGAAGCACTTGCTGTCTTAAGCAGCTGTATCAATCTAAAAGCCAAGCACGTAAAGCTCAcgtggagaaaaaaagcaggcCTGCACTGCCCTGTTATGTTCAGAACACCTTTGGCACAGATGCAAGCTGAGTTTTGTTGTTATGTTCTTAAGGCAGTTCCCAACCTGGCTGCACCAAGGAAGGTCACTGATAAATAAAGGGAGAATTAAAGGCATCACATGACTTGTGTGGCTCTAATGACACCAGAAGCTCCGGGTTTATTTATATTGCACCTGCTTTACATTCCACACTTGAGAGCCAGACATAAAGAGGCAATACAGATGTTGGGCATAAGAGGAAGGAAGCTTCCACCGACACAACAGTGACTGAAAAATGCCTCCACGCAGACCCTGCACCACGCTGTAGGTAACACAGAACAGGCAAGCAGAGGCACAGGCACCACATCCAGCTCTGGAAGCTGCACCGGGGAATGAATGGACAACAGAGCTGAGCCCCCCACCACAGCTGGGGGCTTCCTGGGGTTGggggctgccagcactgcatgcTGGGGCTGTAGAGGCAGCTCCTCACCTGGCAATAAAGGTCCTCTGAGCCCCCCCACGGAGCACCAAACACAAACATCCACAGCACATGACTGAACGCAAAAGGAAATGgagacttgatttttttttttttttccccttctggtCTGTGCTCCGTTTTGAATTCGGCTGTTTCAATCCAATAATGGAAAGTATTTTGTTGTGACCAACAAGCAAGTTCAGCTCCCCATCCTCACGCACCGCTCGGCTGCTCTGGCTCTGAGAATCCCAGTGCTCCTCTCGGTGCCCTGCAATCTGCCTTACACACCTGGTAGCACCCTGCAGCTCAGGAACACATACTGCCAATATTCACATACATACgctgcaacaaaaataaaagcctcagtgggtttttttttttccagctgatcTCCCAGGACAAAACCCATCAGAAGAGATAGACGTGAAGCTTGGATGTGGCTCCCAGCTCACCACAGCTCCCCGtggcacccacagccccatccctccAGTGCTGGGGAGGCCACGCAGTGCCCAGGAGGTGCTCAGGAACTCAGGCCTTCATCTCACACATGTTCACACcaaccacaaaaaaagaaacacagtgaAAAGGAAACTCTGCTTGCAAGTATTGAAAAATACAAGTTGTTGCAGCTCCCTGACGTAAACACTCCCATCACTCTGTCTCAAAAGCACAACTTGGGTTCCCCACTGCATTTAAGCTGCTTTCctcaaaatagaaaatgcatttttccacCTGCTCCATAGAGGACCATGGAATGCAGGAGGGGACCCAGGGCTGGGCAGTGCAGCCTCACCTGGGCTGACCCcggctgcagcagggatggcTGCACATCCAGCACCCAGCGCTGGTTGCTGCGATGCCATGAGATGCTGAGCGAGGagctggaatcacagaatcacaaggttggaaaagacctccaagatcacccagtccaaccatccacccatcacaataattctcactaaaccacgtccctcaacacaacatccaaacgttccttgaacgcctccagggtcggtgactccaccacctccctgtgcagcccattgcagtgcctgaCCGCTCTTTTGGAGCAGTaatatttcctaacgtccagcctaaatctcccctggtgcagcttgaagccattccctctggtcctatcaccagttacacgagagaagaggccgaccatcagctcactacaacctcccttcaggtagttacagagagcagtaaggtctcccctaagcctcctcttctccagcctgaagcAGCAGGACACGAAGCACGTCCCAAAGCAATCCCTGCAAACCGGCATCCAATCCCACTTTCCTGTCACCCGTTTCAGAGCCCGAACCGGGAGAGATTCCTGGGTACTGACCTGTCCGTGGTTGCGGGCTGTGTGCCACTCATTGGAGCCTCTGCCCAGAGCTCGTGCTATCCAATTTACATGGTACGATCACGGCGGGGCTGTCGGTGCGGTTCGGCTCCCCGCCGCAACCCCGCTGCGGGGGGAGGCATGCACTGAGAGAAGCAGTtcagaaagaacaacaacaacaacaaaaaaaaaaggaaaaaagaaaaaagaaaaaagaaaaaagtaaaagaatcCCAAACTCTTCGCGCACTCAGTATCCAACCCGCGGAAGTAAGCGGAGAAGGAAAANNNNNNNNNNNNNNNNNNNNNNNNNNNNNNNNNNNNNNNNNNNNNNNNNNNNNNNNNNNNNNNNNNNNNNNNNNNNNNNNNNNNNNNNNNNNNNNNNNNNNNNNNNNNNNNNNNNNNNNNNNNNNNNNNNNNNNNNNNNNNNNNNNNNNNNNNNNNNNNNNNNNNNNNNNNNNNNNNNNNNNNNNNNNNNNNNNNNNNNNNNNNNNNNNNNNNNNNNNNNNNNNNNNNNNNNNNNNNNNNNNNNNNNNNNNNNNNNNNNNNNNNNNNNNNNNNNNNNNNNNNNNNNNNNNNNNNNNNNNNNNNNNNNNNNNNNNNNNNNNNNNNNNNNNNNNNNNNNNNNNNNNNNNNNNNNNNNNNNNNNNNNNNNNNNNNNNNNNNNNNNNNNNNNNNNNNNNNNNNNNNNNNNNNNNNNNNNNNNNNNNNNNNNNNNNNNNNNNNNNNNNNNNNNNNNNNNNNNNNNNNNNNNNNNNNNNNNNNNNNNNNNNNNNNNNNNNNNNNNNNNNNNNNNNNNNNNNNNNNNNNNNNNNNNNNNNNNNNNNNNNNNNNNNNNNNNNNNNNNNNNNNNNNNNNNNNNNNNNNNNNNNNNNNNNNNNNNNNNNNNNNNNNNNNNNNNNNNNNNTTGGGCCGCTGCCCGCCGCCGCCTTTAGGCCCTCGGGGCCATGCCCGGCCCGTGCCGCAGCGGGGCGCCGAGCTCCGACGTCCCCGGACGGGTTGGCTCCGTTCTCCTTTCGGCCTGCGCGTTGCGGGCAAAGTCCTGCGGCTGCTGCGAGACGGAGAGCGAGCCGCGCCCCTCCTGTTCCGGCTGGGAGCGGCGCGTCCCGGCGGAGCTGCGCCGAGCGGGGCCGAGCCGCAACGCCAACTCCTCCCCTCCAGCCGATATCCGCTGTATCCCTCCGCCTGCTCTGCGCAAAGAGGTCCCTCGCCGCAAACCGAGCGATGTCTCCTGCTCGCACGAAGCGCTGAGCGACTGGAAGCGCACGGCTCGGCTTCTATCCAGACGAAGCCGTCGGTTCGGGCTCTACGCCGTGCTTCCACCGTGCGGTTCGGGGTGAAGTTCCGCTTTGGGGTGCTGAGAATGCCTGGATGCTCGGACCGGCTTCTTTTCCTGCTTGGAGAGAAGCGAGCAGTCCGGAAGGCGGAGAGCCCTTTGAtgggtttgttgttttggaGAAGTTCGGAGCAAAGAAGGGAAGCGTGGGATGAAATCATTTTCTAAATGGCACTTGATGGAGACACGCAGAGCATCTGCGCTTCCTTTCCTAGCTTCCTTTtggggaagaaagaggagaaagagaggagTGCCGACATACATCCAGCAGTGCTGCGGTCCGTACCCACGGCAGCTCCCTTCGATGCAATGAATCCCTCCGTGCCTTTATCCTGCGAAGCATCCGGACAGGGGAGGGCGGGCAGACTCATCTCACTGCAGGCATTGGCAATATTAGACCTCAGCGCTTCTTTATTGCTTTAATTCTATTATCTTGCGTGGCAAAGCGGTGACGATAACAATTAATTGGAGGATAACCTAAAAAGGGTGATGGGaacaagctcagcagcagcaaaccgACATAAACGACATAAAACTCAGCAGAGTGATGCTGATGAACATTGGCCAAAGGATCCATTCCGTGTCGTATAGAAGAAGCACTGCATAAATCCTGAGCCATGCCAAGAGGTGTAAAGCCCTCCCATCACCTCGTCCAGATAAACTCGTGCTCATTATGGGCTGCACTCGCATTTCCACGTTTAATGCAACAATAAAACAATTCCAAAGTAGACTCTGATACCgtaattgtttttcctttctgcaagcACTGTGCTGTGGTTTTGTGCTTTGTTGGGAGCTGACTGTGTGTTTGTGTTAACACAGATGTCTATTTATGACATTTTGCTGCCTGGGCGCTtttacaatgagaaaaaaaaaaaagatcaataaGCAATTATGCTGTGCGGTAGCAATTAGAATGGATATTGGTTGGTAGCTGCAAAGCCCTCCCTGAGCCCACAGTTAGAGCTGGTGCTGCCATCTGAACCTGGACACCCAGCAAAGCCGTGGGCTGCATCCCAGCGCTCCGACCCAGCTGTCTCTTAGAGCCCAGAGCAGAACAGCTCAGCTCAGGAGGGCTGTTGGTGCGAGGAATGCTGAGTTCTATCAACTACCAATTCTTAACCTGCCTTAAAGGGTGGGAAGAAAAGGACAAACCCTTGGGGGTCCCACATATGAGACTGTGATGGGTTGCCAGCAGCGCTGTGCGGGCTCTGCGTCCCTGCCCGGCTCCGGGCTCAGCCGGGGCCCTGATGCCACCTGCCGGGGGAACCTTGCAGGGCCGCTCCGTGCTCCCACCGGAGCTCCGTGGGCACCGATCGGGGTTGGCGCCTCTATGGGCTCAGCAGGAGCACAGGCAGGAGGCTGATAGAGCCCTGATAGCTTCGCGTTTGGGGCACGAAAAGCAGCGAGTGCCATCGCTCTAACCTGAGGACGACTTCGCACGCGTTTCACGTGGGATAATCAAACCGTCAGAGCAACTTGGGGATAAACATCTCACCTGTGAGCGCAGTGGATCCCCTCAATGAAGGGCAGACAGCTTTGTGAACCAGCATGCCCTGACTCTCAGAGCTGCAGGTCTCGTAGCTCAGCTTTGCTGAACCCCAGCATAAAAACTGAACTGACGAAATCTTCTGACTTTTGTTATTCTCTCAGATTCCACATTGCTGCGTGGGAGCCTTTCAGCATCTCATGCCTTAACATAGGCACATGGTTTGCTTCCTATAGACAAGCAGCTTGTTTTGCATCCAGTCCACTGGAACTGCATACAGGGCCACTCTCTGCTTTAAGTCACTGCGACACATGCAATACTTTGCTGACTTTGTTGAGGCACAGATAGGCTGATCTACCAGGGCTTCCACTGTGACAGCGTATTACAGTGCCTAAACCTGGATAAGCCATGCCACAGTGAGTGTTTTTATAGCACTAAGCTTTCTTTCCACATCAGCATaattaaagcagcagcaggcatAAGGGCAAAGCTGCTGTGAGCACTGCCATGGAGtcctcttgctgctgcttgaaTCAATGTCCTCCAGTTGGAAAAGGGATTTGTTACTGGGGTAAAACCTGGGGAGATGAAGAATGGTGTTATTTCCCATCAGTTACACCAAATAGACCTTCACCTTCTGACATCAAACACAATTTCCACTGGCAACGCCAACCCATGCAGCATGGCAGAAGGGCTGCACCCAAAGACATCAAGCAGTAATTaaataatctttattttataaaacatcATACAAAGCATCTACACCATTCACTGGTGGAACATTAGTTGCTATTACACAGTAATTCAAACACAAGTTATTATTTCACTCTAGTTCTGCAGCTCCCTTTGCAGACTGGCCTGAGGACAGATCCCACTGTGTGCTCCACAGCTTTGTACTTCTTCCTTGGGTCTGGGATTCCATGCTGGAGCCCAGAAGGCAGACAACAAGCCATGCTTTGTAACATCACACCCTAACCAGCATGTTTTGGAGATGTATTCTGGACTCTCTCTAACCACGTATCCCAGGAAATACTCTTGTCAAAACTGATAGCTACTGTCCTGGGGAAAAACATCAATGCTCATTCTAAGTGAGCTGCATTTTCCAGTCATCTTCCCAGCACCTCCACTATCTTTAAGTGCCACGGCAGCCTCTGGGTTCAGATGCACTGACCTGAATCTGGAACGAccaacagcacagcaaagagGAGCTGCCATTCTGCAGACACAGCAGTGCCCACGTGAGAGGTCCACCCAAAAACCACTTACTGCCAGTCCTGATGGGGCTCCTCCTATGGAGAATGCTGCTCACTCAGAGAGCTAAAGGCAGGATTTGAAAGCACGGGTGGAGCTTTAACAGTCAGGGtgaaggggagggaaaaagtCCCCAAAGTGCTTCACATCAGGGGTGGCAACTTTTGGGTTCCGAGCACCGAGTCCTGCAAGGTGCTCacactgagcagagctgctgacacTACTGGAAAATCAGTTATCCTTATGTTAGCAAATAAGTTACAGAAAGGAATTAGAAAGGGTAGCTCAACCACCATCATCACTTCTCCCAAAGGAAACATGGGGATAACGATCAAAGTGGAGATAACCATCGTTTTGTGTTTCCATAGCACCTCTCGAGTAAAGGTCTGAAAGTGCGTAACAGATGGACCAGCTCCATCACCCCCTGTTCACAGATGGGGAAATGAGGCACCGGGTTAGGAAGTTCAGTGACTTGTCACCCAACAGGCTGGAGGATGAGCCAGGAACCCCAGCTCCCACAAAACACTCCAACATGCTTCTTCCTAGCAGGACAAAGAGTCATCTAGCTGCCTAGACTGTACAGAACACAGAACACCAATATCTAGTGCTGTTTTCCCATCTCTTCTTCTGAGATCACACCAGCACCGAAGGAGGAAGCTGCTAGCACTGCTATGTACACCTGCACTGCTGGACCAGTTGTGTTTAGGAGGTAAAAGTAGCCCTTCTTTCACTCGTATAATTTAGGGTGTGCTTACGTACACGCTGAGCCAGCCTCTGCCAGGCCAAGCGCTGCAGATCCCATGAACCCATGGCATAGCTCCATGGATTTCAGTGGAGTTACGCCAGGAATAAGTTTGGCTCCAGAACTGCTAACGTGTGCTGGCTCCTCTCCCGACAGCGGCATCTCAGGCACGATCCCCTCCTTGGCAGCCCGTGAGCTCGAGGAAGTCCTTACTCAGCATCAGTGGCTTTTCAGATGTCCGTTCGCTCTCAAGCTCAGCTCCTCGCCCCTCTGGCTTCTCCACGCGTGGTACTTCTTCATGCTCTTCCTCCGGGCGAAGCGGCAGATGCTGACCATGAAGACCCAGGAGACGGCGTACATGATGACACCTCCCAGCTTGATGTACCAGCGGGGCTTCGGTGAGGTCAGCTCGCAGTACATCAGCCAGGCCCCCACCCCGATCCGCACCCCAGTGAACAGCACCACGAAGAAGAAGTCCACCACGTCCCCGGTGATGCTGTGGTAGCAGCCCATCTCCTTGAGGAACCAGCGAGCTTGCAGCAGCGGGTTGGTGATCTCGCTGCCAAAGATGACGGCGTTGACCTCGGCGGCCGACTCACCGAGCGCCAGCGATGCGGCGATGCCCACAATGCTCACCAGGTGATGGGCCAGCATCAGGGCACCCTCCGTCTGGAAGTACACACACCAGCAGAGGTCGAAGAGGAAGTAACCCAGGCTCAGGCACAGCCCGTGGACCTGCAGGGTTGTGTTTGGGGATCCTGCAATGAAGACACCGGGCAGAGCGTTAGGGCACAGAGGTGATGAGAGGTGGGatctgcagcaggagggggaTTCGCCCTCAGCACGGCCGGTCACAGCTCTGCCACAGTCCTGCAGTTGTTAGTGACAGCTGCATGCATGTAATGGCCACACAGTGCGACCACGCACTCTGCAGCTGGGGAGGGCACgaaagcagcaaaacacagcagcactcTCCCCTTTTTCCTAGCACTTTCAGGCATAAGTATAATCAGATATCGCTGCAAACATTTCTCAAATGCGTCCACGCTGTATCCCAGCATCCATACTGGGGTGACAGGAAAATCCCACCGCGTGCCATCACCCACTTGGGGGACGCAGCACCACAACTCTTGCCACTCACCTGGGTGACTCAGAGGCCAGGGGCCGTCGATAAAGCCAATGTAAGCAGAGAGACACGTAGCGAGGATGCCGTGGGTCAGCGTGACCAGCCTGCAGCTCCATTCATAGCTCCGGTGCTTGTAGCGATGGCAGAACCACGTGTAGAGGGAAAGCCAggccagcaggctgcaggctgcccGCAGGGGCAGGGCGAGCAGCATCCTGCCACAGGGATGGAAGGACAAAAGGCATCAGGAGCTCTAAAATTTGATCATGTCAGCACAACCCCACAATGCTGGACCTGCTGGGGTAAGCTGGTGCTCATCCCACTGCATGAGGGACAGGCAGAGGAGCTCCACGTGTAGATCCATGCTACTTCTGTTCCTTCCCTGCCCACTTAGCCTGCCCTTCAACGGTCTGCCTGTGTTGCCCCACCAGTCACTGGTGTTTGCTccagattctgcttttttcctccctttccctcccctccccctccatGGCGCTGCTGATAGCATCAACCCTCTTTTTAAAGGAATAGTGaggataataataataatgtcaTTGCTGCTCTTTTTAAAGGATGTTGCCCTTTTTGGAGGTGCTCAATCATGCTGTTTGCTACCTGGGTTCTTCCTCTCCTGAAACAAAATCCAAGAAAACCCCCCACACCACATGGTCTCCTGCTAGGTCCAATGCTAACCAGTCTCCCCACCTCACTTCCCCCTCTGCAGGGATGCATAGGAGCGGTGAAAAGAAGAGGAGTGAGCTCTCCCACCTGTGGGATGGCACCAAGACCTTCAAACCTGTGAGATGCCAAAGGATTAGCAGCGATGTCCTCACACCTGGAATATGAGGGATGCATCGTTATGGCTGAGCGCTCAGAAGGAGCTGAGTCATGGGACCTTTTCCAGCCGTGTCACCGAGTGCCACCGGTCCAGTTTGCGGTGGGGAAAACCGGGAGGACCGCACGTGGTGCGGGGTCGGGGTTGACTCACAGCCGTCCTGCCCGGCCTGTTTTAAGCATCACCAGCACGGCTTGGGCGGGATAAACAAAGCCATTACGTTATAATGGGAACACGGGGAGATGAAACACGGACACGACGAACCGCTCCGACCggtgacagcagcagagctcgAGGCGCCCGGGTCAGGATGGGTGAGGCAGGAGGAATCCTGAGCGACGGAAGGGAGCGGAGCACCAGGAGAGGAGAAGCGACCTTTACACATCTCCATACACCCAAAAGGTGGGGGCTTCTTCCAATCACGCCGCAAAACTAAATGTTTGCCCTTAGGATACACAGTATGTATTGCATCTGTGAATTACACCTCCGTAAAGGGCGACATCCTTTAAAAAGCGCAGCAATGCCATTATTATTATCCTcactatttctttaaaaagacgGTTGATGCTATCAGCAACGCCGcgggggggaggaaggaaggaaggaaaaaagcagactCTAGAGCCATTAAACGCGTCTCGACACCCAGAGGAACCCGATGCGCAGATGCAGACCGAGCAATCGGACCGAGCAACCGGACCGAGCCCTTCCCGGAGTCCCGCACCCACCTGCAGCCCCGGAGCTGCCGGACCCACCGCTCCGAGCCCCGCCGCCGCGGCAATGGGGCCGCCGGGAAGAGGAAACGGCGGNNNNNNNNNNNNNNNNNNNNNNNNNNNNNNNNNNNNNNNNNNNNNNNNNNNNNNNNNN
This region includes:
- the LOC100548877 gene encoding TLC domain-containing protein 5, encoding MLLALPLRAACSLLAWLSLYTWFCHRYKHRSYEWSCRLVTLTHGILATCLSAYIGFIDGPWPLSHPGSPNTTLQVHGLCLSLGYFLFDLCWCVYFQTEGALMLAHHLVSIVGIAASLALGESAAEVNAVIFGSEITNPLLQARWFLKEMGCYHSITGDVVDFFFVVLFTGVRIGVGAWLMYCELTSPKPRWYIKLGGVIMYAVSWVFMVSICRFARRKSMKKYHAWRSQRGEELSLRANGHLKSH